From the genome of Streptomyces sp. NBC_00659, one region includes:
- a CDS encoding DUF397 domain-containing protein — protein sequence MSSGATELAWFKSSYSGSEGDDCVEIAIAEQAVHVRDSKDVSRPAFSVEREQWSRFVGFVADA from the coding sequence ATGAGCAGCGGTGCGACGGAACTCGCCTGGTTCAAGTCCAGCTACAGCGGCAGTGAGGGTGACGACTGCGTAGAGATCGCGATCGCCGAACAGGCCGTCCACGTAAGGGACTCCAAGGATGTGAGCCGCCCGGCCTTCTCGGTGGAGCGGGAGCAGTGGTCACGGTTCGTCGGGTTCGTGGCGGACGCCTGA